Proteins encoded together in one Ciona intestinalis chromosome 1, KH, whole genome shotgun sequence window:
- the wbscr27-like gene encoding Williams-Beuren syndrome chromosome region 27-like (The RefSeq protein has 2 substitutions, 1 non-frameshifting indel compared to this genomic sequence) → MAHTPIDEVFKRGFIKFPGHHGRDCSDVMDFFNGRGVNYDNDMKIVTYTAPEVAAQKAASLVSAKQKEIFKVLDLGAGTGLGGAALRRAGFLGDMSALDGSAGMLKFAMEKGIYSDSTEHILTLSNPLPYSDQSFDMAIGVGSFGKAMMEPDCLQEVLRVLKPDSYIIATVRMYTEIQDYKVRFYAELDRLEAAGLIKVCSREKFLHYKWDEVSDKLKGVASDQYGEVLALQKPGLN, encoded by the exons ATGGCCCACACACCGATAGATGAAGTCTTCAAAAGGGGGTTCATTAAGTTTCCCGGCCATCATGGAAGAG ACTGCTCAGACGTGATGGATTTTTTCAATGGGCGTGGTGTCAACTACGATAACGACATGAAAATTGTGACGTACACCGCTCCTGAAGTCGCCGCACAGAAAGCAGCTTCGCTTGTTTCAGATAAGCAAAAGGAAATCTTTAAAGTACTGGATCTTGGAGCAG GTACGGGACTCGGTGGTGCCGCTCTCCGTCGTGCGGGTTTTCTTGGTGACATGAGCGCGCTTGATGGGTCAGCCGGAATGCTCAAATTTGCCATGGAGAAAGGTATTTACAG TGATTCAACCGAACACATTCTAACTTTATCGAACCCACTTCCGTATTCGGATCAGTCCTTCGACATGGCTATCGGTGTCGGTAGTTTCGGAAAAGCTATGATGGAACCAGATTGTCTACAG GAAGTTCTGCGAGTATTGAAACCCGATTCTTACATAATCGCCACAGTTCGTATGTATACCGAAATTCAAGATTACAAAGTTCGTTTTTACGCCGAACTTGATCGACTTGAAGCTGCTGGTTTGATTAAGGTTTGTTCGAGAGAGAAATTCCTTCATTACAAATGGGAAGAAGTTTCAGATAAGCTGAAAGGGGTGGCTTCTGATCAATATGGTGAAGTGCTGGCGCTGCAGAAGCCTGCTGGGCTAAATTAg